The following proteins are co-located in the Triticum aestivum cultivar Chinese Spring chromosome 1A, IWGSC CS RefSeq v2.1, whole genome shotgun sequence genome:
- the LOC123181273 gene encoding uncharacterized protein — protein sequence MEAVEPAVVVSCECCGLEEECTGEYIGGVRACFGGRWLCGLCSEAVKYEAGRSKRAEAMGVEEAVRAHMAFCGMFRRGGPAERVTEGICRMLRRTAWEKHRATSSSSSRPTAPATVASASGHHRASVPSA from the coding sequence ATGGAGGCTGTAgagccggcggtggtggtgagcTGCGAGTGCTGCGGCCTGGAGGAGGAGTGCACCGGCGAGTACATCGGCGGCGTGAGGGCCTGCTTCGGGGGCCGGTGGCTGTGCGGGCTGTGCTCCGAGGCCGTCAAGTACGAGGCCGGCCGCAGCAAGCGCGCCGAGGCCATGGGCGTGGAGGAGGCCGTGCGGGCGCACATGGCCTTCTGCGGCATGTTCAGGCGCGGCGGCCCCGCGGAGCGCGTGACCGAGGGCATTTGCCGGATGCTTAGGCGCACCGCCTGGGAGAAGCACCGGGccacctcgtcgtcctcgtcgcggCCGACAGCGCCGGCGACAGTGGCGTCAGCGTCAGGGCACCACCGCGCCTCGGTGCCGTCCGCCTGA